One Pochonia chlamydosporia 170 chromosome 5, whole genome shotgun sequence DNA segment encodes these proteins:
- a CDS encoding O-methyltransferase (similar to Talaromyces stipitatus ATCC 10500 XP_002483014.1), with product MSNAYASPSEILALVQGVNEAAASFETSATSQGDLRLTRRRLQHEVQKLLSSLEEPNGEVWTRTFQVNVSAALEIVSQLELWDKFQGGNEVSIAEIVALTGADEIIIIRLFRQLTAAHLFVETTGPKGPSFVITSLGKPYLHPDHRAFNNFMFFDLIPSIMAMPKTLAERQYKAPTKLTGTPFQWAHGEELWTWLGSHPDRALNMVAAMTSHNPLDAYPWGTELAKLDLQDNDVAIVDVAGGQGHIMAEIRRRNPQIKGRFIVQDLPSTLDAVPTPPTGVELMGYDIFTPQSVKGAYFYHYRHIFHNWSDDDCTTILEQIVPLLRTQPQSKLLLVDMVLPDSNGTMQEAVMDISMFPMGGMERTESQWKLLLARSGLEIGNIWRGSEPEACIECKLL from the exons ATGTCGAATGCCTACGCGTCCCCGTCAGAAATTCTCGCTTTAGTGCAAGGTGTGAATGAGGCGGCAGCCAGCTTTGAAACATCGGCCACATCTCAAGGCGACTTACGCCTTACCCGACGAAGACTTCAGCATGAAGTTCAAAAACTTTTGAGCTCTTTGGAGGAACCAAATGGAGAAGTCTGGACTCGGACGTTCCAA GTCAATGTCAGTGCTGCACTCGAGATCGTATCGCAACTGGAGCTATGGGACAAGTTCCAAGGAGGAAACGAAGTTTCCATCGCGGAAATTGTAGCCCTTACTGGGGCAGACGAAATAATTATTA TCCGCCTATTCCGTCAACTCACAGCGGCCCATCTCTTTGTCGAAACCACGGGTCCAAAAGGTCCAAGCTTTGTTATCACTTCTCTTGGTAAACCTTATTTACATCCGGACCACCGTGCATTCAACAACTTTATGTTCTTCGATCTCATTCCATCAATCATGGCAATGCCAAAAACTCTAGCAGAGAGACAATACAAAGCACCTACAAAATTGACGGGGACACCTTTTCAATGGGCCCACGGAGAAGAACTCTGGACCTGGTTAGGTTCTCATCCCGACCGAGCCCTCAATATGGTTGCTGCGATGACATCACATAACCCTCTAGATGCCTATCCATGGGGAACTGAGCTTGCGAAATTGGACCTCCAAGACAATGATGTAGCGATCGTAGATGTGGCTGGGGGCCAAGGTCACATCA TGGCCGAGATCCGCCGAAGAAATCCACAGATCAAGGGACGATTTATTGTGCAAGACCTACCTTCTACACTTGACGCTGTTCCCACGCCGCCAACAGGTGTTGAGCTTATGGGTTACGACATCTTTACCCCTCAATCCGTCAAAGGTGCTTATTTTTATCATTATCGCCACATTTTCCATAACTGGAGCGATGACGATTGTACCACGATCCTAGAACAAATTGTACCACTGTTGAGAACGCAGCCACAAAGCAAGTTGTTGTTAGTTGATATGGTACTACCGGATTCAAACGGGACAATGCAGGAGGCAGTCATGGACATTTCTATGTTTCCCATGGGAGGGATGGAGAGGACTGAAAGTCAGTGGAAGCTGTTGCTTGCGAGAAGTGGCTTGGAAATTGGGAATATCTGGAGAGGAAGTGAGCCAGAAGCGTGCATCGAGTGTAAGCTACTTTAG
- a CDS encoding cytochrome b561/ferric reductase transmembrane (similar to Metarhizium robertsii ARSEF 23 XP_007824998.1): protein MASTAGLPERPLASESTYRPETEPLLGIPGNGVFLERANIVRKTVPFIGTLTGIIAEIGVLVLCCEIWARIASIPVVFFSGHPIAMSTAIFILTQSILFQQPITSENLDKKRRGQYVHAALNLVAFIAIVTGFTIVEVSKVQENRSHFPPSPHAAFGASTLLLLIVQYIIGFTMWMTPSLYGGEARAKSLYKYHRFSGYFILLMLLMTAVTAALTGYNKYVLGVRDWVASLGSFLVVIGVFSRVQKQKLGFGVSQQPQL, encoded by the coding sequence ATGGCGAGCACGGCTGGTCTTCCTGAGCGACCACTGGCAAGTGAATCTACCTATAGACCCGAGACGGAACCGCTGCTTGGGATACCGGGAAATGGGGTCTTCTTGGAGAGAGCGAACATCGTGAGAAAGACAGTGCCTTTTATTGGAACGTTGACCGGTATCATCGCCGAAATAGGTGTTCTTGTACTCTGTTGCGAGATCTGGGCACGCATCGCCTCCATtcccgtcgtcttcttctccggcCACCCAATCGCCATGTCAaccgccatcttcatcctcacccaGTCTATCCTCTTCCAGCAGCCCATCACGTCTGAAAACCTTGACAAGAAACGCCGAGGCCAATATGTTCACGCAGCACTCAACCTTGTTGCGTTTATAGCCATCGTCACCGGCTTCACCATAGTCGAAGTGAGCAAAGTTCAAGAAAATCGGTCACATTTCCCCCCCTCTCCGCATGCAGCGTTTGGAGCATCAACTTTACTCTTGCTTATCGTGCAGTACATCATCGGCTTCACCATGTGGATGACTCCTTCGCTGTACGGGGGTGAGGCGCGAGCGAAATCGCTTTACAAGTATCATCGTTTTAGCGGGTATTTTATCCTCTTGATGCTTTTGATGACGGCAGTGACTGCTGCATTAACTGGATATAATAAATATGTGCTTGGAGTTAGGGACTGGGTTGCTAGTTTGGGGTCTTTTCTCGTTGTCATCGGCGTGTTTTCGAGGGTTCAGAAGCAGAAACTAGGCTTTGGGGTGAGCCAACAGCCTCAACTATAG